From Candidatus Bathyarchaeia archaeon:
ACTTGAACGCGTAGTCCCGCCTCTTCAGCTTCTTTTTCGCCCATAATCCCGGGGCAAGTTAAAATTTCAATGGAGTTTCCATTTAGAACCTCTTTAAGTTCTTGGAGGAACTCCACAGCCCTTTTCGGCGCCACGGGTGTTGCGCCCCGTGCAATGGCAACCTTTAAAACACCATCTGTTCCTTTTAGGCCGACTCTTCCGCCCATGCCAGCAATCGGATTGACAATGAAACCCATCCGCATGCTTATCCTCACTGAAAGATTGCTGCGCAAGCTATAAACCGTTTCATGACTTAGACAGAATTTAATGGTGAAACATGGAACTTTTTCAATTCTGGCGATATCTAAAGATGGAAGGTCTATGGGCGTTGCTGTTGCCTCAGGCTCAACAGCCGTTGGTTTAAGGGTGCCTCATGCAACGCCGGGCGTCGGCGTAATCGCCACACAAGCCTACACCAACGTGGCTTATGGAACTGAAGGTTTAAAGTTGCTGGCTAGTGGGCTGACGCCGGACCAAGCCTTAAAAAGGCTTCTGGCAGAGGATCCTCAAAGGGAGATTAGACAAGTTGCCATCATGGACTTCGCCGGTAGGAAAGCGGTTTTCACGGGAGCGAAAACCCCAAGAGAGCGGGGAGAAATCGTCGGCGAAGACTACGTGGTTATTGGCAATTTCCTTAGAAGCGTCAAAGTACTTGAGAACATGGCGGAATGCTTCAAAAAGACTCATGGAACATTTGCCTTAAGGCTTTTGGAAGCATTAAAAGCTGGAAGTGAAAGCGGCGGAGACAAGCGGGGCGAGAAATCAGCCGCCCTAACAGTGGTGAACAGAACAAGGGTTTTGCTCAGCTTAAGGGTTGATGAAAGCTCAAATCCGATTCAAGAGCTTATGGACGCCCTTCGGAAGCACTTAAATATCACGAGAAATGAAAAGCCAACTCTCTACAAAACGGGGAAGGCTAATTGTATAGGAAAACCATGAGGAAAATCCTTGTGACGGGTGCCACGGGCCAGATTGGCTCAGAACTCACGTTGGCCCTGCGGGACAGATTTGGAGGCGAAAACGTCGTTGCTGCCGGACACAAAAGAACGCCAAGCAAAAAGCTTCTGGACACTGGACCCTTTGTGTACTTAGACGTCACGGACAAAGAAGCCTTGAACAAGGTTGTTGATGAATATGACATCGACACCATCTACCACTTGGCAGCGGTTTTGTCCGCTGCCGGCGAAAAAGACCCGCAAATAGCTTGGAAAGTCAACATGGAAAGTCTTTACAATGTTTTGGAGATTGCCAGAGAAAAAGGGCTCACAAGAGTTTTTTGGCCCAGCTCCATAGCGGTTTTCGGCCCAGAAGCCCCCCGCATCAACACTCCCCAAAACACGGTTTTAATTCCAAGAACCATATATGGCGTGAGCAAAGTCGCGGGCGAGCTCCTCTGCAACTATTATTTTCACCGGTATGGCATAGACGTGCGAAGCGTACGCTATCCAGGCATAATCAGCAGCGAAACACCGCCAGGAGGGGGCACAACAGACTACGCCGTCGAAATTTTCTATGAAGCTATCCGACATAAGAGGTATACTTGCTTTTTAAGAGCCGACACTGTTCTGCCCATGATGTACATGCCAGACTGCATAAACGCAGCCCTAAAACTTATGGAAGCCGAACCCTCAAGGATTAAGTGCCGCACAAGCTATAACGTGGCGGCCATGAGTTTCTCACCAGCGGAGTTAGTGGCCGAAATTAAAAAGTACATTCCAGATTTTGTTTGCGAGTATAAGCCAGACTATAGACAGCAGATTGCTGATTCATGGCCCATGACAATAGATGACAGCGCCGCCCGCGAGGACTGGGGCTGGCGCCCCGAATACGATTTGGCGGCTATGGTTAAGGACATGATAGAGAAACTTTCGAGGCGCTTCGCTGAAGGCTGCCTTTGAATTTGCTTTTCACGGGTTTCGAATAGGAAGTGTTATAATGAAACTTGAAATTAGACTCTAGTGAGGTGTGGAGAATTGGTTGAGAGGCATCCAACCCGCTATTTGGCCGAAGAGTATGAAAGGCTTGTTCGTGAAAACCTCAATTGGGAACTTAAAGTTTTAGAATCTGCCTGCGAGCCCATATGCATCGTTAATGGCAGAGAGGTTTTGATGCTATGCGCCAACAACTACTTGAACCTTGCAACCCATCCGAAAGTCGTCAATGCCATGATAGAGGCAACCCGCAAGTACGGGGCTGGAGCGGGGAGCGACAGGTCTATTGCTGGCAACATGATACTGCACGAGGAGCTGGATAAGCGGCTGGCCAAATTCAAAAGGGCGCCGGCTTCGCTTACTTTTCAAACTGGGTTCATGGCAAATCAGGGGCTTATTCCGCAGCTTGCGGATAAAGGCGACCTTATCGTTTCAGACGAGCTGAACCACGGCTCCATAATTGACGGATGTAGGCT
This genomic window contains:
- a CDS encoding DUF1028 domain-containing protein; protein product: MVKHGTFSILAISKDGRSMGVAVASGSTAVGLRVPHATPGVGVIATQAYTNVAYGTEGLKLLASGLTPDQALKRLLAEDPQREIRQVAIMDFAGRKAVFTGAKTPRERGEIVGEDYVVIGNFLRSVKVLENMAECFKKTHGTFALRLLEALKAGSESGGDKRGEKSAALTVVNRTRVLLSLRVDESSNPIQELMDALRKHLNITRNEKPTLYKTGKANCIGKP
- a CDS encoding L-threonine 3-dehydrogenase — protein: MRKILVTGATGQIGSELTLALRDRFGGENVVAAGHKRTPSKKLLDTGPFVYLDVTDKEALNKVVDEYDIDTIYHLAAVLSAAGEKDPQIAWKVNMESLYNVLEIAREKGLTRVFWPSSIAVFGPEAPRINTPQNTVLIPRTIYGVSKVAGELLCNYYFHRYGIDVRSVRYPGIISSETPPGGGTTDYAVEIFYEAIRHKRYTCFLRADTVLPMMYMPDCINAALKLMEAEPSRIKCRTSYNVAAMSFSPAELVAEIKKYIPDFVCEYKPDYRQQIADSWPMTIDDSAAREDWGWRPEYDLAAMVKDMIEKLSRRFAEGCL